The Myxococcota bacterium genome has a segment encoding these proteins:
- a CDS encoding phosphotransferase — MPMHDEAHATKDQDDLEAARRKGIADWVAAHLGGEVREIERIERWRPCWKVAYAKDGRVDTVFVRGNRPNAGANALRFEMEVMKTLEANGIRVPHVHGWMDSPKAFVMDWIDTEDRAPGMLHFAIANPTRMSDERWQAMHDYMGHLAAMHALPIEEFTHIRGMFVPKTPAEIALHATERMYQYGVHTGNIDAPLEFLQSWLRRNVPRHRTQPSFITGDAGQFMAAGPKVAALLDFEIAAIGDTHWDLACFRGRHPYEDMGDIPALYRSYAKASGTEVDLRVVGYHTVAFMQLSSIAALTFQDPDTLGANWIEGILEYCSITRRALEAIAELQGQELDRDLHLPEPEIRRFEDTGLRKLVVDIGRLPTSSAFAPWERDLLGDIPRFLLNHARYRGWFEAETVADVARMTGGTYAGMASADAALLDIVAAGDPGRDEELVRILHRRLLRLSMITAGTDPTDDNLLFYRLDPILDR; from the coding sequence ATGCCCATGCACGACGAAGCGCACGCGACGAAGGACCAGGACGACCTCGAGGCCGCCCGGAGGAAGGGAATCGCCGACTGGGTCGCGGCGCACCTCGGCGGCGAGGTGCGCGAGATCGAGCGCATCGAGCGCTGGCGCCCGTGCTGGAAGGTCGCCTACGCGAAGGACGGCCGGGTCGACACCGTGTTCGTGCGCGGCAACCGGCCGAACGCGGGAGCGAACGCGCTGCGCTTCGAGATGGAGGTGATGAAGACGCTCGAGGCGAACGGCATCCGCGTGCCGCACGTCCACGGCTGGATGGATTCGCCGAAGGCCTTCGTGATGGACTGGATCGACACCGAGGATCGCGCTCCCGGCATGCTGCACTTCGCGATCGCGAACCCGACGCGGATGAGCGACGAGCGCTGGCAGGCGATGCACGACTACATGGGCCACCTCGCCGCGATGCACGCGCTCCCGATCGAGGAGTTCACGCACATCCGCGGCATGTTCGTCCCGAAGACGCCGGCCGAGATCGCACTGCACGCGACCGAGCGCATGTACCAGTACGGCGTGCACACGGGGAACATCGATGCGCCGCTCGAGTTCCTGCAGTCGTGGCTGCGCCGCAACGTGCCCCGGCACCGGACGCAGCCGAGCTTCATCACCGGCGACGCCGGGCAGTTCATGGCGGCCGGGCCGAAGGTCGCCGCACTCCTCGACTTCGAGATCGCCGCGATCGGCGACACGCACTGGGACCTCGCGTGCTTCCGGGGTCGCCATCCGTACGAGGACATGGGCGACATCCCCGCCCTCTACCGGAGCTATGCGAAGGCGAGCGGCACCGAGGTCGACCTGCGCGTCGTCGGCTACCACACGGTCGCCTTCATGCAGCTCTCGTCGATCGCCGCGCTGACGTTCCAGGATCCCGACACGCTCGGCGCCAACTGGATCGAGGGCATCCTCGAGTACTGCAGCATCACGCGCCGCGCGCTCGAGGCGATCGCCGAGCTGCAGGGGCAGGAGCTCGACCGCGACCTCCACCTCCCCGAGCCCGAGATCCGCCGCTTCGAGGACACGGGGCTGCGCAAGCTCGTCGTCGACATCGGGCGGCTCCCGACGTCGAGCGCGTTCGCGCCGTGGGAGCGCGACCTGCTCGGCGACATCCCGCGCTTCCTGCTGAACCACGCGCGCTACCGCGGCTGGTTCGAGGCCGAGACGGTCGCCGACGTCGCGCGCATGACCGGCGGCACCTACGCAGGCATGGCGTCCGCCGACGCGGCGCTGCTCGACATCGTCGCGGCCGGCGACCCCGGGCGCGACGAGGAGCTCGTGCGCATCCTGCACCGCCGCCTGCTGCGCCTCTCGATGATCACCGCGGGCACCGACCCGACCGACGACAACCTGCTCTTCTACCGGCTCGATCCGATCCTCGATCGCTGA
- a CDS encoding Rieske 2Fe-2S domain-containing protein yields the protein MSRPRRIDLPPYPTGWFAVASSADLAPGDVRPVRYFGRELVLFRSEGGEARLFDAHCPHLGAHLGHGGRVAGDDLVCPFHGFRFGADGRCSAMPYGSRIPAAARARAFPVVEQNEVVLAWYGGPNEADAPDAAGALAAEPTWAMPVFDDARWTPAVSRTWTIRGHAQEVCENSADTGHFRFVHRTHVMKATSEPKLDGPFFALPFESDPEGVVPELRVDDAPTAGTGYCFGPGLTAADIVPKGSGLVAMQRLYVTPVDDEHVELRGVVNVGRLESDAATRAYATSLAEAVFQQWEYDVPIWEHKVHRAAPALNDAESAIATFRRWYAQFYA from the coding sequence ATGTCCCGTCCCCGACGCATCGACCTGCCGCCGTATCCGACCGGCTGGTTCGCGGTCGCGAGCTCGGCCGACCTCGCGCCCGGCGACGTCCGCCCCGTGCGCTACTTCGGCCGCGAGCTCGTGCTGTTCCGCAGCGAGGGCGGCGAGGCGCGGCTCTTCGACGCGCACTGCCCGCACCTCGGCGCGCACCTCGGGCACGGTGGGCGCGTCGCGGGCGACGACCTCGTGTGTCCGTTCCACGGCTTCCGCTTCGGCGCGGACGGGCGCTGCAGCGCGATGCCGTACGGGTCGCGCATCCCGGCGGCCGCGCGCGCGCGCGCCTTTCCGGTGGTCGAGCAGAACGAGGTCGTGCTCGCGTGGTACGGCGGGCCGAACGAGGCGGACGCCCCGGACGCGGCCGGCGCGCTCGCGGCCGAGCCGACCTGGGCGATGCCGGTGTTCGACGACGCGCGCTGGACGCCCGCCGTCTCGCGCACCTGGACGATCCGCGGCCACGCGCAGGAGGTGTGCGAGAACTCGGCCGACACCGGCCACTTCCGCTTCGTCCACCGCACGCACGTCATGAAGGCGACGAGCGAGCCGAAGCTCGACGGGCCGTTCTTCGCGCTGCCCTTCGAGTCCGATCCGGAGGGCGTCGTCCCGGAGCTCCGCGTCGACGACGCGCCGACGGCCGGCACGGGCTACTGCTTCGGGCCCGGTCTCACGGCGGCCGACATCGTTCCGAAGGGCTCGGGGCTCGTCGCCATGCAGCGCCTCTACGTCACGCCCGTCGACGACGAGCACGTCGAGCTGCGCGGCGTCGTGAACGTCGGGCGGCTCGAGAGCGACGCGGCGACGCGCGCCTACGCGACTTCGCTCGCGGAGGCCGTGTTCCAGCAGTGGGAGTACGACGTCCCGATCTGGGAGCACAAGGTCCACCGCGCCGCGCCCGCGCTCAACGACGCCGAGTCGGCGATCGCCACCTTCCGCCGCTGGTACGCGCAGTTCTACGCCTAG
- a CDS encoding zinc-binding dehydrogenase, producing the protein MKAAMLQEGALRVLDLPTPEPGLEQARVRIHSAGVCHSDLHIVRGDWAGVPDTMPVGHEAIGTVEALGPGAERYIAVGDRVILGLGGTGGGYWCGACEYCLGGEPRHCAQAQGIMGTFAEEFCVYAKSLVKLPDTVGDEEAPLACGGLTAYGAVKKLFDHRVRPGSAVAILGAAGGLGHYAVQIAKAFGYTVVGIDVGEERLKFVERMGADVAVHPDDAPGLVQERFGGVAASLVFTARIAGFQLGLQLLRRGGLFVGVGLPATSEGPIQINPFEFFFKGATLVYSAVGTVQDMRELVDLAAAGKVKSHVGRTAALSELGAVFDDLEAARYLGRAVITDLGR; encoded by the coding sequence ATGAAGGCCGCCATGCTGCAGGAGGGCGCGCTGCGCGTCCTCGACCTCCCGACCCCCGAGCCCGGCCTCGAGCAGGCGCGCGTGCGCATCCACAGCGCGGGCGTCTGCCACTCCGATCTCCACATCGTGCGCGGCGACTGGGCGGGCGTGCCCGACACGATGCCGGTCGGGCACGAGGCGATCGGCACGGTCGAGGCGCTCGGGCCCGGTGCCGAGCGCTACATCGCCGTCGGCGACCGCGTCATCCTCGGCCTCGGCGGAACGGGCGGAGGCTACTGGTGCGGCGCGTGCGAGTACTGCCTCGGCGGCGAGCCGCGCCACTGCGCGCAGGCGCAGGGCATCATGGGCACGTTCGCCGAGGAGTTCTGCGTCTACGCGAAGTCGCTCGTGAAGCTCCCCGACACGGTCGGCGACGAGGAAGCGCCCCTCGCGTGCGGCGGCCTCACCGCCTACGGCGCGGTGAAGAAGCTGTTCGACCACCGCGTGCGGCCGGGCAGCGCCGTCGCGATCCTCGGCGCGGCCGGCGGGCTCGGCCACTACGCCGTGCAGATCGCGAAGGCCTTCGGGTACACGGTCGTCGGCATCGACGTCGGCGAGGAGCGCCTCAAGTTCGTCGAGCGGATGGGTGCCGACGTGGCCGTGCATCCCGACGACGCGCCGGGCCTCGTGCAGGAGCGCTTCGGCGGCGTCGCCGCGAGCCTCGTCTTCACCGCGCGCATCGCCGGCTTCCAGCTCGGCCTGCAGCTCCTGCGCCGCGGCGGCCTGTTCGTCGGCGTCGGCCTCCCGGCGACGAGCGAGGGCCCCATCCAGATCAACCCGTTCGAGTTCTTCTTCAAGGGCGCGACGCTCGTCTACTCGGCCGTCGGCACCGTGCAGGACATGCGCGAGCTCGTCGACCTCGCCGCCGCGGGCAAGGTGAAGAGCCACGTCGGCCGCACCGCCGCGCTCTCGGAGCTCGGCGCCGTCTTCGACGACCTCGAAGCCGCCCGCTACCTCGGCCGGGCGGTGATCACGGACCTCGGACGTTAG
- a CDS encoding nuclear transport factor 2 family protein, translated as MTAITESYIEIMNLVYAYPERIDAGDFAGVGALFEDAVFETEGGGKLTGSREVQESFERWTRRYPDDGTPKTRHCIHNPIVEIDEANGTAVVRYYVTVFQRTDDFPLQPVWANRYEDRFVRRDGRWRYAHRRGFGHMAGDVRAHLLHVPPQAK; from the coding sequence ATGACCGCGATCACCGAGAGCTACATCGAGATCATGAACCTCGTCTACGCGTATCCCGAGCGCATCGACGCGGGCGACTTCGCGGGCGTCGGCGCGCTCTTCGAGGACGCGGTGTTCGAGACCGAGGGCGGGGGCAAGCTCACCGGGAGCCGGGAGGTGCAGGAGAGCTTCGAGCGTTGGACGCGCCGCTACCCGGACGACGGCACGCCGAAGACGCGCCACTGCATCCACAACCCGATCGTCGAGATCGACGAGGCGAACGGCACGGCCGTCGTCCGCTACTACGTCACCGTCTTCCAGCGGACCGACGACTTCCCGCTGCAGCCCGTCTGGGCGAACCGGTACGAGGACCGCTTCGTGCGCCGGGACGGGCGCTGGCGCTATGCGCACCGGCGAGGCTTCGGGCACATGGCCGGCGACGTGCGCGCGCACCTGCTGCACGTGCCGCCCCAGGCGAAGTGA
- a CDS encoding NAD(P)/FAD-dependent oxidoreductase: MATGKQAPRTSGEIEHFDVVVIGAGVSGMYALHHFRELGYSVRVYDGASDVGGTWWYNRYPGARVDGPGSPYYCYTFSDELMKEWDWAETQSEQSAVLAYLEHVADRFDLRRDIRFETWVQGARYDEATQRWTVETSAGERASCQYLVCAVGALSTTNMPDIPGIHDFAGETYHTGQWPHEPVSFAGKRVAVIGTGSSGIQAIPEIAKQADHVLVLQRTAQFAFPAGNRPITPEEMAEARANWEATKAMMLANGGGFPHAGHSRSALEATPEEREALYEKLWQRGSFKFFLDSYNDIAVSEEANESLSDFVRKKIRAIVRDPAVADKLMPDHFVMTKRPILEDGYFAAYNRDNVTLVDLREDPIERFTPTSVVTRSGEHPIDMLVLATGFDAISGSMLRLDPVGRGGESLRERWSDRFHNYLGMAIAGFPNLFMIHGPGSPGVFYNMPLGAERQLNWIADLVRHLRDHDLGAVEPTRDSEDAWGAEVSGIANATLFPRTDSWWTGANIPGKPRYFTAYLGGAIYYQRLADVAAKEYAGFAFEPARSGE; this comes from the coding sequence ATGGCGACCGGCAAGCAGGCCCCGCGGACGAGCGGGGAGATCGAGCACTTCGACGTCGTGGTGATCGGCGCGGGCGTGAGCGGCATGTACGCGCTGCACCACTTCCGCGAGCTCGGCTACTCGGTGCGCGTGTACGACGGCGCGAGCGATGTCGGCGGCACATGGTGGTACAACCGCTATCCGGGCGCGCGCGTCGACGGTCCCGGCAGCCCCTACTACTGCTACACGTTCTCCGACGAGCTGATGAAGGAATGGGACTGGGCGGAGACCCAGTCCGAGCAGTCCGCCGTGCTCGCCTATCTCGAGCACGTCGCCGACCGCTTCGACCTGCGCCGCGACATCCGTTTCGAGACCTGGGTGCAGGGGGCGCGCTACGACGAGGCGACGCAGCGCTGGACGGTCGAGACGAGCGCGGGCGAGCGCGCCTCCTGCCAGTACCTCGTCTGCGCCGTCGGCGCGCTCTCGACGACCAACATGCCCGACATCCCGGGCATCCACGACTTCGCGGGCGAGACGTACCACACGGGCCAGTGGCCGCACGAGCCCGTCTCGTTCGCGGGCAAGCGCGTCGCCGTGATCGGCACGGGCTCGTCGGGCATCCAGGCGATTCCCGAGATCGCGAAGCAGGCCGACCACGTGCTCGTGCTGCAGCGCACCGCGCAGTTCGCGTTCCCCGCCGGCAACCGGCCCATCACGCCGGAGGAGATGGCGGAGGCGCGCGCCAACTGGGAAGCCACGAAGGCGATGATGCTCGCGAACGGCGGCGGCTTCCCGCACGCCGGCCACTCGCGCTCGGCGCTCGAGGCGACGCCCGAGGAGCGCGAGGCGCTCTACGAGAAGCTCTGGCAGCGCGGCAGCTTCAAGTTCTTCCTCGACAGCTACAACGACATCGCGGTGAGCGAGGAGGCGAACGAGTCGCTCTCCGACTTCGTGCGCAAGAAGATCCGCGCGATCGTGCGCGACCCCGCCGTCGCCGACAAGCTGATGCCCGACCACTTCGTGATGACGAAGCGGCCGATCCTCGAGGACGGCTACTTCGCGGCCTACAACCGCGACAACGTGACGCTCGTCGACCTGCGCGAGGACCCGATCGAGCGCTTCACGCCGACGAGCGTCGTCACGCGCTCGGGCGAGCACCCGATCGACATGCTCGTGCTCGCGACCGGCTTCGACGCCATCAGCGGCTCGATGCTCCGGCTCGACCCGGTCGGCCGCGGCGGCGAGAGCCTGCGCGAGCGCTGGAGCGACCGCTTCCACAACTACCTGGGTATGGCGATCGCCGGCTTCCCCAACCTCTTCATGATCCACGGCCCCGGCTCGCCCGGCGTCTTCTACAACATGCCGCTCGGCGCCGAGCGCCAGCTGAACTGGATCGCCGACCTCGTGCGGCACCTGCGCGACCACGACCTCGGCGCGGTCGAGCCCACGCGCGACAGCGAGGACGCCTGGGGCGCCGAAGTCAGCGGCATCGCCAACGCGACGCTCTTCCCGCGCACCGACTCCTGGTGGACGGGCGCCAACATCCCCGGCAAGCCGCGCTACTTCACGGCCTATCTCGGCGGCGCGATCTACTACCAGCGCCTCGCCGACGTCGCCGCGAAGGAGTACGCGGGCTTCGCGTTCGAGCCGGCGCGGAGCGGGGAGTAG